AACTTGTACCACGACAGGGAGAGTTTTCTATCACAGAGCTttgtgcctttttcttgaatagaAAGACTTGtctaatagattaaaaaaatgtcAAACTCTCAGGTAGCATCCCTCTAGATCAAGATCAAGCTTTCCTATGCCTCAGATTGTTGACATACCCATTGGCAAGGTACCATTCTCATAGGTTGTCTCCTGAGTTACAAGCGAAGCATCATGGGACAACATAAAGCTACATTGTTCTTCAACTTAAAGTTAATGCTGCCCTTGAAGAACTTGTTTGTTGTGTAATATGTTTGTATCTTCTTTGTTCCTCATCAAATAATATCCCAAATGAATCCACAATAGCAGAATAATCATAGATGCAATAACTTGAGAATATCTATATAAACCCAAACAGTAACATTATCAAACAATTTGGAAAACTAATAACTCACTAGTTCAATTACTATGGTTGACTTGTTCTTCCCTCAGATTGTGATCTTGTGCCATTTCTGGCCAAATTGTCCAACAAAAGATCTAAGCAAGCACAATAAATCTAGTAACAGAGTATCAGAGGCGAAGGAGCGATTTACCTGCTGGGTGATGGTGCTCCCGCCTCCGCCTTTAGGGTAACGGACCACAGCGCGTCCGATCCCGTAAGGATCAACCCCAATGTGGTAGAAGAACCGGCGATCCTCCGACGCAATGACGGCCTGAATAAGGTGCAATGGGAGCTCCAAGATCTTCGCCTCCGCCCCCTTCGAAGACTCCCGAAGGCGGCACCATCGTTCCCGGAAGTCGGCAGGGAGGGCGCGGAAGAAGGCCCAAGCAGATAATAGCCCTGCGAAGACGATAAGCAAGAGGAGGGAGCTCGGGGGACGGAAGGGGTTCGGCGGCGGCTTCTCGAAGCCCACTGGCGGAGGGAGcagaggtggtggaggaggaggaagagaaggagcaCAGATCGATGGGAGGCGGAGGAAGGGGATTGGGTTTGGGGCGGAAGAGGGGGAAGCGAACGGGAAGATAGAACGCGGTGAAGGGCGGTGACCGGCACCGCGTGGGGTAGTGGCAGTGATAAGAGGCGGATGGGAGAGGACGGGGAGCGGCATCTCGGCGGTGACGCGATTCAGCGCCGCCGGTTCGGGTTCGACCGCACGCGCCGAGACGCGGTTTGAACTTTTCTTCATACCGGAACGTATTGTAAGCTCGTCGTACCGGTTTGATGGGTGCCGTTTTATTTcaagtttcgaatcaaacatttatTCCACATTAATTGGCTCcacaaaggcaaaaaaaaaagagtaaaattaCATATATTCCTATACatcctattatatatatatatatatagactaatTCAGTATGAATTATGTATCATACCAGTATGCTGATTTAAACTTTTGTttcaataataagcaaaaaacacTGACCTTAGCTCCAGTATTGTTTGTGAAACAGGCCACACTTTCTCAAAGTAGGTCCTGATGCATCAGGTTTATGAACCAATAGTAGAACTTGCTCATCATAAACTGCTCATGTAGTGCTGCACCTCAAGCATGTGGGTTATGTAGTTTAGGTAGGATCACATTTCACCAATGCCTACATGTAAGTCACAAACATAGTTTTCTCAAGCAAACTTTAATATGACCATCCATCAAGCTATCATGCATAGCATAGATGATGGCCAGTAACTAATCCAAGAACTAAAATAGGTCGAGCAAGTTCCATCAATTAAGCAGTACAACATACCATGAACCTGTACAAGTAATTTATCACACATAAAAGGGGAGGACTAAGCACTGCAAACAAAGAGAATAGTTGATAGTTGAAACACTATCACTTTTTGCTAGATCACAGCATGACTGCTTCAACCTGTTTGTGAGCAAGAAAAGGTTGTTTGTGATTGACTGCAGCTGTGATCCCAAACATCTGAATGCTGCTGCCTTTAAGAAGTCATCTGCATGGATCTGGGTACTTCTTGTTTTCCTGCAACTGTAGAAGCTATCTCCAGTTCATAATACTTGAACAAAacaatttatatacatatatggtcTCTAGCAATTCATCCAAATTACGACAAAGTAGATTTATATACATATTGACTTGGAACAGTCATTCATCTCAAAATTATGTGACTTTCTTGCACAGGCTCTTCCAACAAACTCTAAACCATGGTTTGTAAATAAGAAAAGATTAATCTATGCTATACAATCTTCGTCTTGCACAAGATATGTGTACTGTCCTAGGATTAATTGCTTGCATAACTACTGGGAGGCAACACAACCTGTGCAATGCAACATTTTGTCTGCTATTTCGGTCCTCATGATGCTTTTGCACTTGCCGTGCTCACCGAGGACCCTCTCCTCGCACTGCGATTCCGGGATCGTGGGATCGTCATCCGTAGGACTTCGGATATCTTAGTTGCAGCTGCAAAAGACCACTTTAAAGACATGCATCTAAATGATTGTGTCTGCAACTTCCATTTGCAGCATTACTTTTACCTTCAAGTGTCTCATAGACACTGGATCCCTAATAGTCACTGTAGGTTGCTCAATTAAAGGGGACCTACCTAGTACCTAAGAATCATTTTAACCTTTATATTCCAAGAGAAAATACCAAAATCCTGATGATAATAAACTGCATTTATCATGCATCAAAAGTGTTCTTAAAAATCTTAAGAATGTTGCAAACTGGCAGCACAAACAAATAATTTTTTGGCACCGAATGTACTTTTCAAGCTTTGGCAATCTCAAAAGTCAATCAAAAAGGTCAATGCTGAGCCTGATGATTATTCGATAATCGACCATCTTATTCGAACCACTAGTAGAAATATCTATGTGAACTACTCAACCGTCTAATTTGGGTCTCACATTCTCCCATTATATTCCTGCAGCTACAGGATTTGTGCTGAAAAAGGGCTTGTGGCAAAGTTCTGTGTTTTGGAGCTGTAAAAAACAAATGTAGCTGTCCTACTATGGCTAAGATCTTGCACTGCTGGAGGCTTGAGGAAGGTTCAAGAGCTTAACCCATCTAACTTTATGGATTAAAACTGACACAAAGGGGGTCATCAATTTTGTAAAGGAAATGACTGCAGGTCCCTGGTTTCTTGGAGATCTTTCTGTTAATATACTTGCTATAcaggatagattaaaagttgaacaGGTTTATATCTAGGGAGTATAACCTTGTTGCCCAATAGGTTTTGCTAGCTTTGGGAGATCTCAATGTACTCCAATCAGTATATCAAATGGGTTCACTTGAGAATGATTTGACACAGCTGCTGTGCAAATCTTAATATGGAAAACCATGTCACTGTGAAGTAGATGGTACTAGACTCTGCTAATCCTTAATACAATTAGGTAAGGGGTGTTCACATGAAAGGCAAAAGTCTAAGATGAAAAATCAGTCTATTTTAGCATGCAGTAGACTTTTATCTCTCCTATTGGATCATGCCAAATGGATGACAACGGTTCTGGTTCGTTGTCCATCAACTCACATGTGTTTATTTGTAATGCATCGATGCAACAAGGACCAATAGATAAGTAAAATAAACTGAAATGACAGTAAGATGCAATAATACATTGCATTCATAGTAAGACTAGTTTGTTGCTATAACAAGTTTCAGCATATGCAAAGTAAATCTATCATACATTTTAAAGTGTAAAGCTCGATAAGGAGAAAACAAAATTTTGAAGAAGACTCATTACAATaagcaagtcaaagcatataagcCACCACAAACTTAAATGCTCGGATCTAAAAATTGTATGATAGCATGTCCCCAAACAGGCAAATAAGTAAACACTTCACAAGCCCTGACCAATGATCTCTTATTCAATTCAATGAACAGACCAGCACCTTAGACCAGACCATATACTTTACATTAAGCATGATAAACATATACATGGGACCCGAAAAAAATCTGAACACCATTACTGGCTATGCCAATAACCAAGTAATTGCCAAAAGTAAAACTTAGCAGCAAGCAATGCAAACAAATATAACATCACTCAatttttcttttgtaattttgATCAGTTTCAGTACATACCGGGCAAGAAAATGATAAAACAGAAGACAATGTCATTAATTAATAATGCTATTTCAAGGGTAACTAACTAGAGAAGAGTCAACAAAACATAAAGTTCGAAGAGTAAAACAAGCATACTACATCATCCCAAAATATAAGCATAAGTTAATATGGATACATTATACATACCCTCCAGCACCAAAAACTAAAATAGATCCGATATCAGATACAAAAGAAAGAGAACTAGCCCTTATAGCAAAATACAATGTAATCTATCACCTCATAGTCTTATGCATCTCTACCAGCATTGCAAAGAGTTCCCTGCAGGTCTTCGCCCAATTCATCTCAAATTTCATCTCATCTTCCAAGTGCCGCTTCCACTTGTCCTCCAAAGCTCTCGCCTTTGATTTATTTATGAGCTTCATCCCCACTTCCAGTGATGCTTTTGGCAAACCATTAGTTTTCCAATGCTCTGCCACATGATGGGTCAAATAAGGAAAAGATTCAGGTTCAATTCCCCATTCCTCCCCATTCTTATTTTTCATTTCCTCGCCCCTGATCTTATTTCCCATTTCCTCATCCTCTTCCTCGGGAGCAACCAAAATTTgctttttctttagttttgaGTCCgttcccttctttcccttcttgcCCTTCTTATCATCTTCCTTCTCTGCATCTCTATCCACCCGAACCACCATCAAATTGTGTTTTGTCTCTTTCCTAGGGCTCTTCTCATCTTTATTCCATTTCTCCACATATCTATCCTCCTCGAGGGTCACCGAATTGTGTATTTTCTGTATTTTCGAGTTATTTTCCTCTTTCATCCTCTTCACAGCATCTCTATCCTCCTCGAGGGGCACCGAATTGAGTATTTTCGGTTTGTTCGAGCTCTTTtcctccttcttccccttctctgctTTTCTATCCTCCTCTAGGGCAACCAAATTGTGTGTTTTGGGACTCTTTTCCTCTTTCTTCGCGTTCTCTGCTTTTCTTGGGTTATTTtcctctttcttccccttctctgcATTTCTATCCTCCTCGAGGGCGATAGAATtgtgttttttctcttttttcggGTTCTTCCCTTCCTTATTGTCCTTCTTTACCTCCTCCTCGGGCCAGAGCTTGGCAGCGAGCTTGAGAACAAGGTCATCGCCGGTATCAGCGGCAGAATGGTTGTACTTGTGGCGGATGTGGCGAAGCCTGTTGAACACCTGGCCCGGTGAGAGTATATCGGTAAGGTAGCCCTTCACAAACTCGTAGAAGGGAGCCAAGTTAGACTTGGTCGGAGCAAGACCAGTCTGGTCCCGGAACTCGATGGCGCCCCGGAGGATGGCAGCGTTGTCAGCGGCCGAAGATTCGTTCGACCGCTTCCGGCCCGAATTGGAGCCCTTCTCCCCATCGCCTGGATGCTCGCCGGCCTTGCGCTTCCGTTGGCCTTTGGCGGCGGCAGCTGAGGGGTCGCTGAGCATTGGAAGAGGAGATCGGCGTTAGGGGTAGGGTTAGGGTTGCAAAGAGGGTTAGGGGTCGGACGGCTTTTGTTATCCGCGCGAGACTAGGGAGTCGAGGGGTCAAAATGTGGGGCCCTTCCAGGATGAGTGGGCCCTCCGGGGAATCAACCAAtaggaatatcaagaaagaagaattaattctGTAACGTTTCACTGCACTAACGAAGACATTAATCGCCTCACTTCTCCCAAGTAAACAGTATTAGTTGCATGAAGAGATCAAAGCTAAAGCACGaggtggctgctgctgctgcggcagCTGAAGCTGGAGCTGTCTCCGTTCACCTCTGCCGCACCTCCTCTCCCACAGACTGACCGAGAGTTCATCCCTCGCAGCCACTCGCCTCACCACCGGCAGCGGCGGGTCCATGTCAGCAACGGTGACACCAGCTCCCACCACGCCACCGTCGTCCTCCGCTCCCCCCACCCTCGAGCTCGTTGGATCGCTCGCACTCCTCCTCAACAGCGCCATCGTGATCTTCAGCAACTTGCCACGCTCCCTCGAAGACGAACCGCTGGTCTtcgacgaggaggaggatgaggaggtcgAGTCGCGAGAAGATGACCTGTCTCTCTTGATCTGTCCCATGCAGCCTATCCGCGGCGACGATAGGGCGACGGACATGGACCCAAGGCGAAACAGACGCTTCTGCTTTGGGAGAGAAGGGAAGGAAGCTGTGGTGGGGATTCTGTCGTTTGGAGTTGCTCTCTTTGGGGTTTCTTTTGTTGGGGAAGGTCTGAAGCACCACGAAGGGTTGAAGGAGCTTATGTGGTGGTGGTGGCGACGGCCGTGGTTGCCCATGAGGGGGAGCTGGCCAGTGCTGAGATGGGAGGGGGTGGTGGAGGCCATATAAAAGAGAGCTTGCCCTTGGTCAATGAGAAGAATGGAATTTGTGGGCTTTGGTGCTGCCGTAACTTGCCATGAACGTTTGGAACCATTCTTTAGCCTACTGTTCCTGAGAGGAAAGACTCAAAAGAAGAGTTAGCAGTTGCTTTCACCCTTTTCTTGTTCTTAGTAATGCAAGCCTTGACTTTAACACAACTTCGATCATCTATGGCTGTAGATATCTTTTATGCCATTCATGTTGCTTTAAACATGCTAGTAATTAGATCTTTAATCCATGTAAAACTTCAGATGACTTGATGGATCATGTGGAGTGTTCTTCCAAACCAAAACCATTTGCCTTTCTTGTCTTCAACTTCTCTGAAAGGAGACCTATCTCATTTTTGCTACGACAGACGGGTTTTCTATCATAGAACACTAGTTTATTCTCTCATACGCCAATCCAGAATCCGACTTGGGAGCATTGACCAAGAGATGTAGTCCACAGAAATGGCCTTAGACGGCCAGCTCCCGGTCATGCAAATGGGAGTGAAGAGTACGTGTCAACTGGGCGTCCACATCAGTACGGTTGGATGTGAAGCCAAATCTCCGAGAATATTGACTTTGTTTGCTTATACCATACTTCATGGCGTTGGATCTAATCACCTCCAAATGCGAGGTAGAACCTTAGCCAGATGTAAAGAATTCTCTTCTAAGTCCCTTCGGATCATTAGCTAGCTTACGATTACGTTGTTTTGGAAGTGAATGCCACAGAGGAGTTCATGCAGCCTGGTGAGTAATATGGCATCAGAAGTTATGACAGGGCACATGAAGAAGTCTTGTTTGTGATGCAGTGATATCAGCCACACCGTATGAAGACGGTACATGTAAAGACTTGACTTTGTCACTTGTGGGATTCGGAGACTTTGACTGCAGGGTTTCACAGTCAATCGGATCTCTTTTACGAGTCACAGAGAAATTTCATGActcgaagaggaagaaaagagatTGCGATCCTTCTGATGAAACTAAAATAGATCAGTATTGATGGCAAAATTCATGATCAGAAGAGTTTTCCAGGATCAATAAGCTTCAGCAGGTTTGTCAGAACCAATGGATGAAATCTCCTACCGTATTGACTAATTTTCATGATTAGACACAGTCAAAAATAGCTGTATGCTTCCTCTGTTTAAGTCGAAGAATCCGTTAACCTCGAAAAAGAAGCAAAACCAAAGCATAAAACTGATTCAAAGAGATCAAGAATGATAAATTCATAGTTTCCAATGGGAGGTATTGATGATTCCAGTCAATACTTTGAATCAAATGTGGTGCAGTCTCCCCTTTTGAGAATATCAAGTCAGATAGAGGAGCAGCAAAGGAGATGCAGAGTATCAATAGAGGGACTGTACTCAGATATATTTTAAGATAATG
The window above is part of the Musa acuminata AAA Group cultivar baxijiao chromosome BXJ2-6, Cavendish_Baxijiao_AAA, whole genome shotgun sequence genome. Proteins encoded here:
- the LOC103987101 gene encoding uncharacterized protein LOC103987101 isoform X2, with amino-acid sequence MKKSSNRVSARAVEPEPAALNRVTAEMPLPVLSHPPLITATTPRGAGHRPSPRSIFPFASPSSAPNPIPFLRLPSICAPSLPPPPPPLLPPPVGFEKPPPNPFRPPSSLLLLIVFAGLLSAWAFFRALPADFRERWCRLRESSKGAEAKILELPLHLIQAVIASEDRRFFYHIGVDPYGIGRAVVRYPKGGGGSTITQQLVKNVFLTSERKISRKFFEGILSLLLERKMSKWEILYSYLSKMYWGHGNYGIESASLFYFRKHPSLLNLGESALLAGILPSPETFNPLTSPTRGKNSQARVLRRMVTAGFLDLETALVAEYEHCRKHRGLSSIKDIWDWEMASILHEARENMEKNGPQDVQV
- the LOC103987101 gene encoding uncharacterized protein LOC103987101 isoform X1 → MKKSSNRVSARAVEPEPAALNRVTAEMPLPVLSHPPLITATTPRGAGHRPSPRSIFPFASPSSAPNPIPFLRLPSICAPSLPPPPPPLLPPPVGFEKPPPNPFRPPSSLLLLIVFAGLLSAWAFFRALPADFRERWCRLRESSKGAEAKILELPLHLIQAVIASEDRRFFYHIGVDPYGIGRAVVRYPKGGGGSTITQQLVKNVFLTSERKISRKFFEGILSLLLERKMSKWEILYSYLSKMYWGHGNYGIESASLFYFRKHPSLLNLGESALLAGILPSPETFNPLTSPTRGKNSQARVLRRMVTAGFLDLETALVAVSQPLYLHNINFEDENKEYEHCRKHRGLSSIKDIWDWEMASILHEARENMEKNGPQDVQV